From the genome of Gemmatimonas phototrophica, one region includes:
- a CDS encoding PulJ/GspJ family protein — protein sequence MGFTLVELIITVTLLGVMGTMVAQLMMRQQRFFQRMSDQAQVRRELRTALSTMPTELRGVSSVGGDISAFSASSLTFRSTIGTSFVCEKTSSSSIDVPPINTARTSTSNWVVTPAVGDTVFALRHDSSGVSGDYWSAHRITAVSAGAGLCLTSVYTDVLLDAGKSRYRFTVTPTLPDSVVTGSALRFTRTARYELAQQTSGRWYLQRKEIQAGQWTQGVVVGGPFVAPAPSGASGFALSYFDSTGTTVAVGGNSRGIARIDLALRAQGQGGSDPSATIVTDSVKLSVAMRNRR from the coding sequence GTGGGCTTCACGCTGGTGGAGTTGATCATCACGGTGACCCTGTTGGGTGTAATGGGGACCATGGTCGCGCAACTCATGATGCGGCAACAACGGTTTTTCCAGCGTATGTCGGATCAGGCACAGGTGCGCCGCGAACTACGCACCGCGCTCTCCACGATGCCGACGGAACTGCGTGGGGTCTCCTCGGTAGGCGGCGACATTTCGGCGTTTTCGGCCTCGTCGCTCACCTTCCGCAGTACCATCGGCACGTCCTTCGTCTGCGAAAAGACGTCATCGTCATCGATAGACGTCCCGCCAATCAATACGGCGCGGACCTCGACCTCCAATTGGGTCGTTACGCCAGCGGTAGGCGATACCGTCTTTGCGTTGCGTCACGACTCGTCGGGCGTATCGGGTGACTATTGGTCCGCGCATCGCATCACCGCTGTCTCAGCTGGTGCAGGGCTGTGCCTCACCTCGGTCTACACCGATGTCCTCCTTGATGCCGGCAAGTCGCGCTATCGCTTCACCGTGACGCCGACACTCCCCGATTCGGTGGTCACGGGATCGGCACTGCGGTTCACGCGGACGGCCCGCTATGAACTGGCTCAGCAGACATCGGGACGCTGGTACTTGCAACGCAAGGAAATTCAGGCGGGCCAGTGGACGCAGGGGGTTGTTGTGGGTGGCCCGTTTGTGGCACCAGCCCCCAGTGGTGCCAGCGGTTTCGCGTTGAGCTACTTCGACAGTACCGGCACCACGGTGGCAGTGGGCGGCAACAGCCGCGGCATCGCCCGCATCGATCTCGCGTTGCGCGCTCAAGGGCAAGGCGGGTCGGACCCGTCGGCGACAATCGTCACCGATTCCGTGAAGCTGAGCGTTGCCATGAGGAACCGGCGATGA
- the thyX gene encoding FAD-dependent thymidylate synthase, with product MPLSAAAILREPKVTVLARPQFAEPAHMPVQWMGESTDGERLSEFAGRLCYMSQRNPAGRSTREYIENIKKQGHGSVLEHANFSLLLEGVSRSLTHELVRHRAGFAYSQLSQRYVDESDAQFVMPPAIIGDAPLEEAWTSQVSSALDSYIGLVDSLMTRYAWVDDKVHRRKMAREAARGVLPNSTETKIVVTGNARAWRTLLELRSSEGAEVEIRRLAVMVLRVLQQEAPAFFSDFEIYMATDRREAAKLMYHKV from the coding sequence ATGCCGCTCTCCGCTGCCGCCATTCTTCGTGAACCCAAGGTCACGGTGCTTGCCCGCCCCCAGTTTGCTGAGCCGGCCCACATGCCGGTGCAGTGGATGGGCGAGTCAACCGACGGCGAGCGACTGTCGGAGTTTGCCGGCCGCCTGTGCTACATGAGCCAGCGGAACCCGGCGGGTCGCTCGACGCGCGAGTACATCGAGAACATCAAGAAACAGGGACACGGCAGTGTGCTGGAGCACGCCAACTTTTCCTTGCTGCTGGAAGGGGTGAGCCGTTCGCTCACGCACGAGTTGGTCCGTCACCGCGCCGGCTTTGCGTACTCGCAGTTGTCCCAGCGCTACGTGGACGAAAGCGATGCGCAATTCGTGATGCCGCCCGCCATCATTGGCGACGCGCCGCTCGAAGAGGCGTGGACCAGTCAGGTGTCCTCGGCGCTCGACAGTTATATCGGGCTCGTGGATTCTCTCATGACGCGCTACGCCTGGGTGGATGACAAGGTGCACCGTCGCAAGATGGCGCGGGAAGCGGCGCGCGGCGTGCTGCCCAACAGCACCGAAACCAAGATCGTGGTGACCGGCAACGCACGCGCGTGGCGCACGCTGCTGGAGCTGCGCTCCAGCGAAGGGGCGGAAGTGGAGATCCGTCGCCTCGCGGTAATGGTGCTGCGGGTGTTGCAGCAGGAAGCTCCGGCGTTCTTCAGTGACTTTGAGATCTACATGGCCACCGACCGGCGCGAGGCGGCTAAACTCATGTACCACAAGGTCTAA
- a CDS encoding type IV pilus modification PilV family protein, which yields MSTGSPQARRAIARPRNGTSLVEVLIAAVMMTVAVLGLLGSSTSISQQMGAGRRQMMAASIAQRRLDSLLSVPCSALSATPTGSGVSSGIQESWTVSGSGATRRVTLSLVLPRLKTPYTYTTLVPCQ from the coding sequence GTGAGCACCGGTTCCCCACAGGCTCGCCGGGCCATCGCCCGACCACGGAACGGGACCTCGCTCGTGGAAGTGTTGATCGCCGCCGTCATGATGACGGTTGCCGTGTTGGGGCTGCTGGGGTCCTCCACCAGCATCTCGCAGCAGATGGGAGCCGGGCGTCGCCAGATGATGGCGGCCAGCATTGCCCAGCGACGTCTGGACTCCTTGCTGAGTGTCCCTTGCTCCGCGCTGTCTGCCACTCCCACTGGGAGCGGGGTCTCAAGCGGGATTCAGGAGTCGTGGACCGTGTCCGGCAGTGGGGCCACGCGACGGGTCACCCTTTCACTGGTCCTGCCGCGCCTCAAGACGCCGTACACCTACACGACGCTGGTCCCGTGTCAGTAG
- a CDS encoding MarR family winged helix-turn-helix transcriptional regulator has protein sequence MSDRPSSRSVLQEIQQTRPFRSRAQEATIALMRTASVISRRYARLVEPHGISLAQYNVLRILRGAGPDGLPTLAIRDRMIDEGSTVTRLLDKLEQAALVSRDRSRPDRRQVLCRITPAGEQLLAQLDPVMDSADVTSMAVLDDEQLARFIDLLATVRTGQD, from the coding sequence ATGTCCGACCGTCCAAGCTCCCGCTCAGTCCTGCAGGAGATCCAACAGACCCGCCCGTTCCGCTCCCGGGCGCAGGAGGCCACGATTGCCCTCATGCGCACCGCCTCGGTCATCTCCCGTCGGTATGCACGACTGGTTGAGCCCCACGGTATCAGTCTCGCCCAGTACAACGTGCTGCGCATTCTGCGAGGCGCCGGCCCCGATGGCTTGCCCACCCTGGCGATTCGCGACCGCATGATCGACGAGGGCTCCACGGTCACCCGGCTGCTCGACAAGCTCGAACAGGCCGCCCTGGTGAGCCGCGACCGGAGCCGCCCCGACCGCCGTCAGGTGCTCTGTCGTATCACCCCAGCAGGCGAGCAGCTCCTGGCCCAACTGGACCCCGTCATGGACAGCGCCGACGTGACCTCAATGGCCGTGCTCGACGACGAACAGCTGGCGCGGTTCATTGACCTGCTGGCCACAGTCAGAACGGGCCAAGACTAG
- a CDS encoding phytoene/squalene synthase family protein, with protein sequence MSLPAPVYDALSRRDAARFCEAILPAVSRTFALGIKVLPGDLGQAVLDAYLLCRIADTVEDAPGIDPQVKAALFDDFLAAFDDPTALARFNEGVQLLTGDEAHLTLTQNTPLVFAHFQQLPPNTQALVRKWVAEMAVGMRKFVLLYPNGIRIQTIDEYKEYCYYVAGTVGYMLTDLWHEHSPSIGSKRYEILRERCRAFAEALQTVNILKDVAIDAEKENSVYVPEELLRAHGSSQSSILAPELIARNREALSQLIKLAWHDLEEALVYLLDIPRRAVSIRLFCILPLLLAYATLRDLVKSNAMLTPGGSVKITRREVKSLLMTGSMLVMSNAGVRWLVARVRRRSFELAFAG encoded by the coding sequence ATGAGCCTGCCTGCCCCCGTTTACGACGCCCTGTCCCGCCGCGACGCGGCGCGCTTCTGCGAGGCGATCCTGCCCGCCGTCTCGCGCACCTTCGCCTTGGGCATCAAGGTGCTGCCGGGTGATTTGGGGCAGGCCGTGCTCGACGCGTATCTGCTCTGCCGCATTGCCGATACCGTGGAAGACGCCCCCGGCATTGATCCGCAGGTGAAAGCGGCGCTCTTCGACGATTTTCTCGCCGCGTTCGACGATCCCACCGCGCTGGCCCGCTTCAACGAGGGCGTGCAATTGCTCACGGGCGACGAGGCGCATCTCACCCTCACGCAAAACACGCCGCTGGTCTTTGCGCACTTTCAGCAGCTGCCGCCCAATACGCAGGCGCTGGTGAGAAAGTGGGTGGCCGAGATGGCGGTGGGGATGCGCAAGTTCGTGCTGCTGTACCCCAATGGCATCCGCATTCAGACCATCGACGAGTACAAGGAGTACTGCTACTACGTCGCCGGCACTGTGGGGTACATGCTCACCGATCTGTGGCACGAGCATTCGCCCAGTATTGGCTCCAAGCGCTACGAAATTTTGCGCGAGCGGTGCCGTGCCTTTGCCGAAGCGTTGCAAACGGTGAACATCCTCAAGGATGTGGCCATCGATGCGGAGAAGGAGAACTCGGTGTACGTGCCCGAAGAGCTCCTGCGCGCGCACGGCAGCTCACAGAGCAGCATTCTGGCCCCCGAGCTCATCGCCAGAAACCGCGAAGCGCTCTCGCAGCTCATCAAGCTGGCCTGGCATGATCTCGAAGAAGCGCTGGTGTATCTGCTCGACATTCCGCGGCGCGCCGTGAGCATCCGCCTCTTCTGCATTCTGCCGCTGCTCCTGGCCTACGCCACACTGCGCGACCTGGTCAAAAGCAACGCCATGCTCACCCCTGGCGGCAGTGTGAAAATCACACGCCGCGAAGTGAAGAGCCTGCTCATGACCGGCAGCATGCTGGTCATGAGCAACGCGGGGGTACGGTGGCTGGTCGCGCGCGTACGCCGCCGCAGCTTCGAGTTGGCGTTCGCGGGCTGA
- a CDS encoding ArgE/DapE family deacylase: MPSRFPLDPVALTEALVAIDSRNPSLVAGAPGEQACAAFLAEVLEGWGCATTLTEVEPGRSNVVARIGPAGVSPLVLNGHLDVVGVDGMTHDPFTPVTRDGNLYARGATDMKAGIAAMCVAAARASAAGTLRREVIIAAVCDEEFASIGTKALLADGLTATGAIITEPTGLAVVPAHKGFAWLEVLVRGHAAHGSQYEVGIDANRMAARFLTALDTFEQEVLTSRIHPLLGRASIHAPIVAGGTGWSTYAEQCLVRLERRTLPGEDAAMVTAEIQALLDALRARDARFHATCTSGGAQPPLDLAVDHALVQTMRAACVTHGVHGAIEGLFCWTDAALFAEQGIPALCFGPGDIARAHSATEWVEVEQIAQAATILETVLLSFPLGTT, encoded by the coding sequence GTGCCCTCACGTTTTCCGCTCGATCCGGTTGCGCTCACGGAAGCGCTCGTTGCGATAGACTCGCGGAACCCCAGCCTGGTGGCCGGTGCGCCCGGAGAACAGGCGTGCGCGGCGTTTCTCGCTGAGGTCCTTGAAGGGTGGGGATGTGCCACGACGCTCACCGAGGTGGAGCCCGGTCGCAGCAACGTTGTGGCGCGCATTGGTCCGGCCGGCGTGTCACCGCTGGTGCTCAACGGGCACCTCGATGTCGTAGGCGTTGACGGCATGACGCACGACCCGTTCACGCCGGTCACGCGCGACGGCAATCTGTACGCGCGAGGCGCGACGGACATGAAAGCGGGCATCGCCGCCATGTGTGTGGCCGCGGCGCGTGCATCTGCCGCTGGCACGCTGCGCCGTGAAGTGATCATCGCCGCCGTCTGCGATGAAGAGTTTGCCAGCATTGGCACCAAGGCGCTGCTCGCCGATGGGCTCACGGCGACCGGCGCCATCATTACCGAACCGACAGGCCTGGCCGTGGTGCCGGCGCACAAAGGCTTCGCCTGGCTGGAAGTGCTGGTGCGTGGACACGCGGCACACGGCAGCCAATACGAGGTCGGGATTGATGCCAACCGCATGGCGGCGCGTTTTCTTACCGCCCTCGACACGTTCGAGCAGGAGGTGCTGACCTCGCGTATCCATCCGCTGTTGGGTCGTGCCAGTATTCATGCGCCGATTGTCGCAGGTGGTACGGGCTGGTCCACCTATGCCGAGCAGTGCCTCGTGCGCCTGGAACGTCGCACGTTGCCCGGTGAAGATGCCGCGATGGTGACCGCGGAGATTCAGGCGCTACTGGACGCACTACGGGCGCGGGATGCGCGATTCCATGCCACCTGCACCTCGGGCGGAGCGCAGCCGCCGCTTGATCTCGCGGTGGATCATGCGCTGGTGCAGACCATGCGCGCCGCGTGTGTGACGCACGGGGTGCACGGTGCCATTGAAGGGCTCTTCTGCTGGACCGATGCCGCACTCTTCGCTGAGCAGGGCATTCCGGCGTTGTGTTTTGGCCCGGGTGACATTGCCCGCGCGCATTCGGCCACCGAATGGGTGGAAGTGGAGCAGATTGCACAGGCGGCAACCATTCTGGAGACCGTCTTGTTGTCGTTTCCCCTTGGCACCACCTGA
- a CDS encoding prepilin-type N-terminal cleavage/methylation domain-containing protein, whose protein sequence is MWGTRSRSRRVLPISQGEQRDHRITRSPSGGRGSAFTHLYSPNPEYLVRRRRGFSLPELLAVIAVLAVVASMVVPSISELRERSGLRAAREQFVSALAAARAASVQKGKTASVTLSNSTIVVSATTGLSAQSLQIYGPLRLERTTGAMLTPLSGAPTTIVYDARGLITPTTTSVARYQLQIGTLADTVCLTGAGTVMAKGCVL, encoded by the coding sequence ATGTGGGGCACCCGCTCAAGGTCACGCCGCGTGCTGCCGATATCACAGGGAGAGCAGAGAGATCACAGAATCACCCGTTCTCCTTCCGGAGGTCGGGGCTCTGCCTTCACGCATTTGTACTCGCCCAACCCGGAATACCTCGTGCGACGACGCCGCGGTTTCTCTTTGCCCGAATTATTGGCCGTGATTGCCGTGCTCGCGGTGGTCGCGTCAATGGTGGTACCCTCGATCTCGGAACTCCGTGAGCGCAGTGGGCTGCGGGCGGCGCGGGAACAGTTCGTCTCGGCGTTGGCCGCGGCGCGGGCCGCGTCTGTCCAGAAAGGGAAGACCGCCAGTGTGACGCTGTCCAACAGCACCATCGTTGTGAGCGCCACGACGGGGCTGAGTGCGCAGTCGCTGCAGATCTACGGCCCCTTGCGTCTGGAGCGCACCACGGGCGCAATGTTGACGCCGCTGTCGGGCGCCCCCACGACCATTGTGTACGACGCCCGGGGACTCATTACCCCCACGACCACCTCGGTGGCCCGGTATCAGCTGCAGATTGGCACCCTGGCCGATACGGTGTGCCTCACCGGCGCGGGGACCGTGATGGCCAAGGGGTGTGTGCTGTGA
- a CDS encoding FAD-binding oxidoreductase encodes MTDFSALHAADRPTDFGGVFRTDLMARALYAEGAGIARCLPAAVAVPASTEDVAALARWAKRTGAALIPRGSGSGMAAGAVGPGVVVDLSRLNGLGPVQLEARRVVAGTGVLRGALDAAARAVGLRFPVDPSSGAFCTLGGMVGANAAGARTLRFGATRPWVLGVRCVFDDGTDAWIHRERPLPTALPAVRRLVQAMEEIGRGVPLAQLRHAGVRKESSGYGLAAALSPGGHLVDVLVGSEGTLALFTEVEVALLPVAGATATVLATFGSLEAATVCAGLAADAGATACELLDRTFLDVASRGGPTGVPASAEAVLIAEVEGDTVSTCGGSLQQLAGLWRQHGAIEIHQAADPAEEHRLWALRHAASPILSQLAPRLRSMQFIEDGCVPPEQFPAYVRGVRATLDRFGTLGVIFGHAGDAHAHVNPLVDTTAPGWRDRVQGILDSVCELTASLGGTLAGEHGDGRLRAPLLGRVWGLEALGAFAHIKDAADPSGVLNPGCKVARPGDVPFDVLRHDPEAPALPAEAAALLAQIEKTRDWGRYRLQT; translated from the coding sequence GTGACTGATTTCTCTGCCTTGCATGCGGCCGATCGGCCGACCGACTTTGGTGGCGTCTTCCGTACCGACCTGATGGCGCGGGCGTTGTACGCCGAAGGGGCGGGTATCGCGCGCTGTCTGCCGGCGGCGGTGGCGGTACCGGCGAGTACGGAGGATGTGGCGGCGTTGGCGCGGTGGGCCAAGCGCACGGGGGCGGCGCTCATTCCGCGCGGCTCCGGGAGCGGGATGGCGGCGGGCGCGGTGGGTCCGGGTGTCGTGGTAGATCTGTCGCGACTCAACGGCCTGGGACCGGTGCAGCTCGAGGCTCGGCGGGTGGTGGCCGGTACGGGGGTGTTGCGTGGCGCGCTGGATGCGGCGGCGCGCGCCGTGGGGCTCCGCTTTCCGGTGGACCCTTCCAGCGGGGCGTTCTGCACGCTGGGCGGCATGGTGGGGGCCAATGCGGCGGGGGCGCGCACGCTGCGCTTTGGAGCCACCCGCCCGTGGGTGCTGGGGGTGCGCTGTGTATTTGACGACGGCACCGACGCGTGGATTCACCGCGAGCGGCCGCTCCCAACCGCGCTGCCAGCGGTGCGTCGGCTGGTGCAGGCGATGGAGGAGATTGGGCGCGGGGTGCCGCTGGCGCAGCTTCGGCACGCGGGGGTGCGCAAGGAATCGTCGGGGTACGGGTTGGCGGCGGCGCTGTCGCCCGGCGGGCATCTGGTGGATGTGCTGGTGGGGAGCGAAGGGACGCTGGCCCTGTTCACCGAGGTGGAGGTGGCGCTGCTCCCGGTGGCCGGCGCCACGGCCACGGTGCTGGCCACTTTCGGGTCGCTGGAAGCCGCGACCGTGTGCGCCGGGCTGGCCGCCGACGCGGGCGCGACGGCGTGCGAGTTGCTGGACCGGACGTTTCTGGATGTCGCGTCGCGGGGCGGCCCCACAGGAGTGCCGGCCAGCGCGGAGGCGGTGCTGATTGCCGAAGTGGAAGGGGATACCGTTTCCACGTGCGGCGGGAGTTTGCAGCAATTGGCTGGATTATGGCGTCAACATGGCGCTATAGAGATACATCAGGCAGCAGATCCTGCCGAAGAGCATCGCCTCTGGGCACTGCGCCACGCGGCCAGCCCCATTCTGTCGCAGCTGGCGCCGCGGCTGCGGAGCATGCAGTTCATTGAAGACGGCTGCGTCCCTCCCGAGCAGTTCCCGGCTTACGTGCGGGGCGTGCGCGCCACGCTCGACCGGTTTGGCACCCTGGGGGTGATTTTCGGACACGCCGGTGATGCCCATGCCCATGTGAACCCGCTGGTGGACACGACGGCTCCCGGCTGGCGCGACCGGGTGCAGGGCATTCTGGACAGCGTCTGCGAGCTCACGGCCTCGCTGGGCGGCACGCTGGCCGGCGAGCATGGCGATGGCCGCCTGCGGGCGCCGCTCCTGGGGCGCGTGTGGGGACTGGAGGCGCTGGGCGCCTTTGCGCACATCAAGGACGCCGCCGACCCGAGCGGCGTTCTCAACCCCGGCTGCAAAGTGGCGCGACCGGGAGACGTGCCCTTTGACGTCCTTCGGCATGACCCGGAGGCGCCGGCACTACCGGCCGAGGCGGCGGCACTGCTGGCTCAGATCGAAAAGACGCGAGACTGGGGACGATACAGACTGCAGACGTGA
- a CDS encoding ribonuclease H family protein → MSARYPLVAVYADESCLGNGKSGATPGGLGALIEFRKADGSVSRFDLWASEPDTTNNRMALRSVIDSYAAMSRKGNRLSVQFTTDSRYIVDGMTSWVKGWMARGWRRKDGAVENVELWQEAVASIALHESQWCWVKGHAGHPQNEYANHLATRAAAEQNASEGLVPSQFEEWLAAQGPKTRSQALSPFPVAERFVPAPPLPSSSAARP, encoded by the coding sequence ATGAGCGCCCGCTACCCGTTGGTGGCCGTATACGCCGACGAGTCGTGTCTGGGGAATGGCAAGAGCGGAGCAACGCCGGGGGGGCTGGGGGCGCTGATCGAGTTCCGGAAGGCCGACGGGTCCGTCTCCCGGTTTGACCTCTGGGCGTCCGAGCCGGATACCACCAACAACCGCATGGCCTTGCGGTCGGTGATCGACAGCTACGCCGCCATGTCGCGAAAGGGGAACCGGCTCTCGGTGCAGTTCACAACCGACTCGCGCTACATCGTGGACGGCATGACCAGTTGGGTGAAGGGCTGGATGGCCCGCGGCTGGCGCCGGAAAGACGGGGCGGTGGAGAACGTCGAACTGTGGCAGGAAGCCGTGGCGTCCATTGCGCTGCACGAGTCGCAGTGGTGCTGGGTGAAGGGGCATGCCGGACACCCGCAGAACGAATACGCCAATCACCTCGCCACGCGCGCCGCCGCCGAACAGAATGCGTCGGAAGGGCTGGTGCCGTCGCAGTTTGAGGAATGGCTGGCCGCGCAGGGGCCCAAAACCCGCTCACAGGCGCTGTCCCCCTTTCCCGTGGCGGAACGGTTTGTTCCCGCTCCGCCGTTACCGTCCAGTTCGGCGGCGCGTCCTTGA
- a CDS encoding zinc ribbon domain-containing protein — translation MTVVARSLDDLDRLAFRLSRTIRTQYPQLLAQGFTLSDLEERLLPFRDVRREMANGGADAFESALLRLIAGERGYLLTDPELQNACRQALAFPSPTMAMVRSWATSTLQLTQAGNPSGSGASVTIPAPRPSDEHDLFPAPSAAATPSAPVKSTKPCCRFCDNRLPEGRKVTFCPHCGMDQTKRQCPACSTELEAHWKFCVTCGRSG, via the coding sequence GTGACCGTCGTCGCACGCTCTCTCGACGACCTCGATCGTCTGGCGTTCCGGCTGTCGCGCACGATTCGTACGCAGTACCCGCAACTGTTGGCGCAGGGGTTTACCCTCAGCGACCTTGAGGAGCGGCTGCTCCCCTTCCGTGATGTGCGCCGCGAGATGGCCAACGGTGGCGCCGATGCGTTTGAGTCGGCGTTGCTGCGCCTCATTGCCGGTGAGCGTGGCTACCTGTTGACCGATCCGGAGCTCCAGAACGCCTGCCGGCAGGCGCTGGCGTTTCCGTCGCCCACCATGGCTATGGTCCGGTCGTGGGCCACGAGCACACTGCAGCTCACCCAGGCTGGCAACCCCTCCGGCAGTGGCGCCTCCGTGACCATCCCCGCGCCGCGCCCCAGCGACGAACACGACCTCTTTCCGGCCCCGTCCGCCGCGGCCACGCCGTCGGCGCCAGTCAAGAGCACCAAGCCCTGCTGCCGCTTTTGCGACAACCGGCTCCCCGAAGGTCGCAAGGTGACCTTCTGCCCGCATTGCGGCATGGATCAGACCAAGCGGCAGTGTCCGGCCTGCAGCACCGAGCTCGAAGCGCACTGGAAGTTCTGCGTGACCTGCGGGCGGAGCGGGTAG